tttttaccacctaaaaaaatcttaaaaacaaaaacttgtattttaccacctaaaaaaaatttaaaaattgttttttaccacctgaaaaatggaaaaatagattaaaatgttatgtagggggtcacaataacggtaatacttctaatattttctattcttccacaatttcatgtatttaactccATTTTCTTCCCCCGTTTCCTTATTTTCCATtaatttacataatttttcaccaccattgattcacaaaattgacaaaatttaatggaagtaaagagcgaagggtgaaagagttaaTGAAAATCACACAAGGAATGTATAAAATTGGAAGgaaattgaattaggtagccACACATAAAGGTTTCATctgttttttggttttttaggtggtaaaaaacaagttttaattattttttaggtggtaaaatacaaaatttcattttttaggtggtaaaaaacaattttttgatttttttaggtggtaaaaaaacaatttgtccttcttttttaaatggaaaaaatatggataaagtaagagatgtgCCTAGAAAAGTGGGTGgtgtaagaaaaagaaaaaaagtcaataaagtaagagaaagttagtaaaaattattctctccgtctctttttgttttttacgttttcctttttgggtatttcaaaatgttctttacatttccttttatattatcacataaataacttagtattctattaaaatttgtgttcaattattattttaaccaattaaattcattggaacatttaatctttcacactttcccattgggaaattaaatttttctcatttcccaatatcagtattttgataaaagtgaaaacattttaaataaacgtaatttatcttgtttaaataaaaaaattgaggaatctcgatgcaaattaattaatcgttaaaacgcgtgaaaaataccaaatgtaaagaacaaaaagagacggaaggAGTAAGTTGTAAATGTTGTAGGGGTAAGAGAGGTGAATAGTAAATTTCTTATCAAAAAATAGTGTAAAAGATAATgcaaagaacattataaaacgGACTAAAACAAAAAGTGTAAAAATCATTTAGAATGGAGGTAGTACTATATAAACACATTTGGTTAGAGACAAGAAAGCCACAGAGAGATTTCAACACCACCAATCCCAACACCCAACCCCAAAAGAAAAGCAAGGgaaaaaaatggcaaattccTTTGGTCAAGTGGTTGATAATGACAAGTTAGATGAGATGCCTAGGTATGTAGGCAAAGCCAAAAGCCAGGAAGATAGAGCAAGAGAAGCAATGAATCTGACGAATGAGTATGACAAGAATGGAAAGGCAAGAAAATATGTAGAGGGAGTTAAGGCAGACTATGGTAATGGAGCCTCCACGTTGTGCATGGTTTACAACGCTACTGGAGAAACTCTATACTACTCCACCACTAGAGATTGGTATGGCTACATTGGTCGGACACCTTACCCTTTCGAGATTGGGAACGGCCAATGGGCGTCCTTCCTTCATGTCCACCAGACTAGTGCCTCCTCCGGATCGGAGGCGGCATTGGTCTTCCGTGGTAAAAACAAAACTGGACAATCCCGCGACTTTCTCGTCGCTTGGGATACCCCCTGGTCCTCCTTTTCCAAAAACAAGGTAACTTGCAATTACTTCATTTTACCTCTGTTTCATATGACCTTTGTTCCACTAAAGTACTAAACTCTTACGGAGTACTACGCTTGTggtcatttttttaaaaaaaattatcttttataatatttatttcCTTTATCTTTAACAAAATTGATAAAATGTCATAATTTGCGCCAAATTATTTGTATCGCAATAGCTTTTTTAGGTACATAAAAATATAAGGAGTATTACATTGTAATTTTTactttttactttttatatttttaatttacaACATAAAAGAAAGGCAATATATGGACTATAACTATAAatctataattaaaaaaaaaaaactgtttcCTTCTTTTTTATGGACTAACttattttaatagtagaaaTATGGCGTTAATGGAAAAAAATTGATAAGTCACAGCTTATGTAACACATTAACACGATAATACCCGTGTAGTACCATTAAAAGAGTGACACATAAAATTGTGACTAATTTAATTATTGCATCTTAAGAACTTTATCATTAACCCATTTTAAATATGCGTATCGTTATATTGTAGGCTTACAGTGATGTTGGTGCCGTTGGGAGTTTCAATAGCAGGTGGAATGCTGTAAAGGATAAATTGGAGAATAGCCAGTATACACAAGAGACCAACAAAGATGGAGTTATCATAGAGGTTTCTACTGCTTCCGGCACATCTCCGTTATTCACAGCCAAAATTATAACCCCTTACCGTCCATGAATTATACAGGCGCTGCAGCGCGTTTGACTATTGTAATAAGATGGGAAGAGAAAAATGAGGGATTTTGGTTCAGTCGGGTTCTTCCGCTTCGGGTTCCCACTTAATTTGTGTtatgtacttcgtatatgtCTTTGAAATAAACCGTACTCCATACTTGAATTGCCGCCTCAACGTGTTGCCTAAATTATGTATGTTATTTTCGTAATATTCACTCAGTCCCAAAATTATAAGTCtaatttgtattttttattttgggtttcTCAAACTTATAATCATATCTTTTTATTTGAATATTATTTTTCCCACTTTTTCATACACTATATTTCACATTTCCACTTTCCCTTATACTATTCCACTCTCTTATTTTTCCATACAATTTCCTACTTTTTCAtacactatattccacttttcttaaaactcatgtttttagtcaaacatgactataattttgggacggatgaGTATGTATTTCTTTCGTTTTCTACCAGTTGGCGCGGTTtgatttttgacactatttataTAATCTAATTTGAATATCGATCAtgatttatactccctccgtcccttattACTTGCCTAGGTTTGACCAGTACACAGTTTTaggcaatttaattgacttattaacttattaggtggtagttgatagtgatATTCTTTTTTAATAATAGTTAGTGGAAAAGTGTTAAGTGAAAGGGGTGGGGATGAGGGTGGGttgaatattttaattttttatttaagaaAGTGGGAATATATGTGAGTTTATTGTAAGTGAGAAAagtgatataatattaataaaaatatactaCGTATCCTTTATAGAAAAatggcgagtattaagggacgactttATAAAGAAAGTGAGACGATTATGAAATGACGGTGGGAgtatgtaagaaaaaaatgtaGTCATGTGAGATTTTGTTATAATCATCTCATTGTTTAGAATTATACTACTCcccccgtcccttaatactcgcaccggtttgaccagtgcggagtttaagacatttgaattgacttattaatataatggtgttagttgatagtggggtatttttttaatatttttagtgggaaatgtgtaagaggtgggaagtggtgagtgggggatgtgattttttaaatattttttttataaagaataggggtgtaggtggggtagtaggtaagtgtgagaaataatataatattgctaaaaaaattcatttaaagaagcggtgcaagtattaagggacgacccgaaaagaaaagcggtgcgagtattaagggacggagagagtatcaAATTATAAATTTTACCCAATGATAATTAAATACATTAATAATTGAAATATCCCATTTGTAAACGTGATAAAAAATTGAGTcaactaaaaaagaaagaaaaaagtatAAATTATGTATTCAGAGCGGTATGCAATAATAATCTTTCATGTAGTGTACCACTTGAACTACATTTTCCGCATAGTCAAACAACGAGAAAAACTCCTACTGTTGGGGTCCTAATTGGCTTCCCCACTTTAGCCTCATTTGCCTCTTAATGACGAATTCGAACCAGCTGGCCTAATACACGAGTCCATGGCCCATCAGCCTCTAGGCCCAGCTAAAAGGCATTCAAAGCCCACTATAAATACCAAACACCCTCCATTATAAAAAGGTACATGGTATTAACTACACTTACCTAATATATTGAGAATTGATTATCACTTCCGTACACATGTGATTCCTGTTATgaagatcgctcaacgtacatcaagcggagtagagattgagaattcggAAAACATTTACTAATATAgggagtgcccaacattagcc
This Spinacia oleracea cultivar Varoflay chromosome 6, BTI_SOV_V1, whole genome shotgun sequence DNA region includes the following protein-coding sequences:
- the LOC110803252 gene encoding 23 kDa jasmonate-induced protein — encoded protein: MANSFGQVVDNDKLDEMPRYVGKAKSQEDRAREAMNLTNEYDKNGKARKYVEGVKADYGNGASTLCMVYNATGETLYYSTTRDWYGYIGRTPYPFEIGNGQWASFLHVHQTSASSGSEAALVFRGKNKTGQSRDFLVAWDTPWSSFSKNKAYSDVGAVGSFNSRWNAVKDKLENSQYTQETNKDGVIIEVSTASGTSPLFTAKIITPYRP